One Corynebacterium aurimucosum genomic window, CACCGCGGTGATTACCGCCGTGCGTGCAGGGCTGCGCATATCCTTTGATTATTACGCTACGCCCTCTGCCGAAGCAGTTCGCCGCCACATGGATCCATGGGGGCTGGTCAACCACCGCGATCGCGTCTACCTTGTCGGCTGGGACGTGGACCGCCAGGCACCTCGGACTTTCCGTGCCACCCGCGTGGATAACGTCAAGCGTTCGCGTCATGCAGCCACGCACCTCGAGCCCACCGCACCACTGCAAGATCTCGTTGTGGAGGCACTAGACCGTGGCGATACCGTGGACGCTCTCCTTGACGTACCAGAGGGGCAAGCTGTCGAGCTTGTCGACGCCGGACGCAGGCGCGAGGACAACCTCGTAGAACTCACCGCCGTGCGGCGGGATTGGCTGGTGCGCACCGCTGCTGGTTATGCACCAGATGTTGTGGTGATCGAACCGCCAGAAGTGCGTGCCGACATCATCGCACTCTTAAATGTCGGTGGGAACGATACAGCGACAACGGCAACCACGGTTAAGACCACGGAGTTTAGGGAGGAGGCCCGCCATGGCTGATCAGCCCCGCAAGCTGCAATCGCTGGTTCGCTCCCTCAACCTCATCCCGTACCTGCGTAACCACCCGGGGTTGACCCCTATGGAGGCAGCGGAGGATTTGGGGATGACCCCGGTGGAGCTCAAGGACGCCATCGACCGGCTCTTCTGCTCCGGGGTGGGCCGCAATACCGAAGACCTCATCGACTTAAGCTTTAGCTACCGCGATGGCATCGAGATTTACAACGACCAAGGCCTCACCCAGGCACTGCGTCTGACCCCCACCGAAGCTGGTGCACTATTGCTCACCCTTGAGTCTTTAGAAGCGATGCCGGGGCTTGTCGACGTCTCCGCGGTCCATTCCGCCGCCGCCAAGCTGCGCGGAATCATGGATGAAAAGACCGCCGCCATCTATGACTCCCTGGCCACGATTGATCCCGAAGAATCGCAGGTACAAGCAGCACTAGCGGGGGCCGTCGACAAGCGCCAGCAAGTGCGTTTTACCTACTGGAGTATGTCCTCCAACCGGACCAGCGAGCGTACCGTGCATCCGGCCCGCATCTTCATCGTGGATGGCGAGCCCTACCTCGTGGCATGGGATGACTCAGTGGGGGAGCACCGCACCTTCCGCCTCGACCGCATGAGTGATGTCGAGGTACTCGAAGCTTCCGCTACCCCGCACGTACGAGAGCTGGATTTCAACCCAGACTCACCCTTTGGTCTAGATCACACTCTTGTTGCGGAGCTGGAGATTAACCAAGAATTCACCTGGCTAGCAGAACACTACGACATCACTCTAGGCGAAAAACTTGAAAATGGGTTCATAGCTGCGCAGATGCCCGTCGGATCCGAGACATGGTTTAGTCGTTTCGCCCTCGGGCAAGCTGACCGTTTGCGGGTCGTGGGACCCCAGAAGCTTGTCGAGGCCATTTCGGAGCATAGAAATCGGGCGCTGGAGCGTTATACTCAACTGCCAGACTAAGAGCTCTCCTGCGTGCGCCCCGTGCAGCACTTCGTTGTGTGGAACCGTACGCTTTATCGACCTAGAAAGAAGGGGCACCCTCAATGACCGTGGGACCTTTGGAAATCGGCCTTGTCGTTCTCGTTATCGTGCTGTTGTTCGGCGCAAAGAAGCTGCCAGAGCTAGCTCGCTCTATGGGCCGGTCCATGCGCATCTTCAAGTCTGAAGTAAAAGAAATGAAGGAGGAGAACAACACTCCTGAGCAGCAGGCCCAGATTGCTGCTTCCAAGAAGAATGACGAAGACTTCTGGAATAGCCCGGAAATGCAGCCGCGTGCTTCTAAGCCGGCTGACGGAAACCAGAACTAATAATCTTTTCTCGGCAAGCAGGCCGCGCTCTGAGTTTTTCGGAGCACTAGGGCCTTGCCTGCCGCCGTGGGCTTTTCTGTGGAGGTCTTGCTGTGAGTGCCGCGAGCACACCGTCTAATGCTGGTTCTAACGCGCGGAAACAAAAATGGGGCGCAAAGCTACGCCGCAAGCCCAAGAATCCGACGGGGGAGATGACCCTCGTCCAGCACCTCCAGGAGCTGCGCCGACGCATCGTCATTTCTCTCCTCGCTTTGGCGGTTGGAGCCATCATAGGTTTTATTTGGTACCAGAACGCCCCGTTTGGCACGTCACCGCTGGGCGAAATCCTGCGCGGTCCTTATTGTTCGCTTCCTGAGGAAAAGCGTGTTTCTTTCACCTCCGACGGTGAGTGCCGCCTGCTTGCCACCAGCCCGTTCGAAATGCTGTTATTGCGCCTCAAGGTCGGTGCGTTGGCTGGCGCGGTATTGTCCTCACCGGTCTGGCTCTACCAAATCTGGGCCTTCATCGTGCCTGGCCTCCATAAGAACGAACGCCGCTTTACCTTCTTGTTTGTCTCGACAGCGGTTCTGCTTTTCGTCCTCGGCGCGGTTCTTGCCTACGTCATCCTTTCCGTGGGCTTGGAGTTCCTCATGGGAATGGGCTCCGAATACCAGACTGCGGCACTGACGGGTGAGCGATACTTCTACTTCTTGCTAGCGTTGCTCCTGATTTTCGGTGTGAGCTTTGAGATCCCATTACTCGTGGTCTGCCTCAACCTCATTGGTGTATTGGAATATGACCACGTCAAGGACAAGCGTCGCATCATCATTGTCGCCATCATGATTTTCGCGGCGGTTGTCACACCGGGCCAAGAGCCCTTCTCAATGTTGGTCTTGGCCGGAGCCCTCGTAATCCTTGTCGAGATAGCCTTCCAATTCTGCCGCATCAACGATAAGCGCCAGAAGCGCGAGCGCCCTGACTGGCTTGACCTCGATGACGAAACTGCCTCGTCCTTGGGTGAAGGCCCGGGTGCCATAGGCGCACCAACTCCTGTATCTGCATCCACAAGCGTTTCCGCTTCTTCGCGGCCAGTATCTTCGAGGCCTGTATCCCCGGCTTCGACCGGTGAAGCTCGGGTGTCGAAGCCTCAACCAACGAACACGCAGCCCCCGCAGAGCGGTTTTTTCGACGACGTTCTGTAGGCTTGTCGGCCTTCTTAGGGAACTTGTTCACGTTCCCGCTTGACACCAGGGACCGGCGTATTAGCAGGCGGTGTCTGACAGGTACCCTGGGGACTTATGACACTGACGCATCTGGACGAGTTCACCCAAGCACTTCCGTACTCACTGGATGATTTCCAAATCCAAGGATGCCAAGCCGTCGAAGCCGGCCACGGCGTTCTGGTCTGCGCGCCCACCGGCGCGGGTAAAACCGTGGTGGGTGAGTTCGCCGTGTCCTTGGCACTGCGCCAAGGGACCCGCTGTTTCTACACCACACCTATCAAGGCGCTGAGTAACCAGAAATACCACGACCTGGTTGACGCACACGGTGAGGATGCGGTCGGCCTGCTGACCGGTGATGTCTCCATCAACTCCTCCGCGGACATCCTCGTGATGACCACTGAGGTCCTGCGCAACATGATTTATGCGGGTTCAGGCGCACTGGACCGCTTGACCCACGTGGTGATGGATGAGATCCACTTCTTGGCCGACGCCTCACGCGGCGCAGTATGGGAAGAAGTCATCCTCAACCTGGAGGAGCACGTCTCCATCATTGGTCTATCCGCAACGGTGTCCAACTCCGAGGAATTCGGCCGGTGGCTGACCACCGTACGTGGTGACACCAAGGTCATCGTCACCGAAAAACGCCCCGTACCGCTGGATCAGTGGATGATGGTCGGCCGCAAAATCTATCCGCTCTTCGAACCCGACTCAGGCGGACAGGTAAACACTGAACTGGCGCGGCGCATCCAACGCCTGGAGACCGGCGATACCGATAATGGCCGCGCAGACTATGCCCAGAACCGTGCGAGCTTCCGCGCCCGCGCCCGTCACAAAGGCGGCGGGCGTCACGACCGGCACAGTGATCGGCGCAGCGGCGCGCCCCGTGCGCAGGACCGCTACCGTCCGCTTGGCAGGCCGGAGGTGCTCAAAGAGCTGCAGGCCATGGAGATGCTGCCGGCGATTACCTTCATTTTTTCCCGCGCAGGCTGCGATGGTGCGCTGTATCAGTGTTTGCGCTCCCGCATGGTGTTGACCTCCCCGGAGGAGGCCACCGAGATTAAGGCCATCGTCGATAAAGGCGTGGAAGGCATCCCGGAAGAGGACCTCAAGGTCCTTGACTTCAAGCGTTGGCGCGAGGCACTCTCGCGCGGCTTTGCTGCTCACCACGCAGGCATGCTTCCGGCCTTTCGGCACATCGTGGAGGAACTCTTCGTCAAGGGCCTCGTCCGGGCAGTCTTCGCCACCGAAACGCTTGCCCTGGGCATCAACATGCCGGCGCGCACCGTGGTGCTGGAGAAGCTGGTGAAGTTCAACGGCGAGGCACACGTGGACCTGACACCGGGCCAATACACTCAGCTCACCGGCCGCGCCGGTAGGCGAGGCATCGATACCTTGGGCAATGCCGTCGTGCAGTGGGCACCCGCCATGGATCCCACGGCGGTGGCGGGGCTTGCATCAACTCGTACCTATCCGCTTATTTCTACCTTCGAGCCCGGCTACAACATGGCCATCAACCTGCTGGGCATGCTCGGCTTTGATGACTCGCTGCGCCTGTTAGAAAAGTCTTTCGCCCAGTTCCAGGCGGATGGATCCGTTGTGGAGGAAACCCGTGAGATTGAGCGCGCCGAGCACCGCGTTCGGGAGCTGCGCGCACAGTTGGATCAGGCCGTGGACAACCTGGCCCCGCCAGCCACCGATGGCGAAGACCCAGCTGAGATTCTCATGGATTATATGCGGCTGCGCCGCGCACTAACTGAGGAGGAAAAGTCAACACGTGCTTCCAAGAAGGAGGAGCGCAACAAGGAGGTCGCGGCGGTCCTTGCCCGACTCCAAGTGGGAGAAGTCATCGCTATCGCCACGAAGAAGCGCCCAACGCTGGCCGTCGTCATTACCCCGGCAAACCAGACTGCTGATCCGCGCCCCTGGGTTACCACAGAGACGGGGTGGTCTGGTCGCATCGATTCGGCCGGTATTGATAATCCGCCAATCGTCGTCGGCCACATGAAGCTACCGCGCGCAGCACAAAAGAATCCGCGCCGTCATACCCGGTATGTGCAGGATGCCTTTAAGCGTGACTACTACAAGCGGCCGAAGAAGATGCGCACCGAGCCGCGCAATCGCCCCAACAAGAAGATCGCGCAGTTGCGCGATGCCCTCCGCGAACATCCGGTGCACCATTGGCCGGCGACCGACCGCGAGCAATTGGCCGGTGTGGCACAAAAGCTGGCGCGCCGCGAGAGAGAACTGGCGCGACTAGAGGCCAAGGTAGAGCGCGCCACAGATACGCTTGGCCGCACGTTTGAGCGCATCGTGGACCTGTTGGCAGAGATGGACTACGTGGAGTTCGAAGGCTATGGCGAGAACCGCGAACCGGTCATCACGGACGAAGGCGAGCGCTTGGCCAAGATCCATTCCGAATCCGACCTCCTGGTTGCACAATGCCTCAAGCGCGGTATCTGGAACGAGCTTGACCCGGCGGAGCTCGCTGGTGTGGCTTCGCTCTGTGTCTTCGAAAACCGCAAGGCCACCCGCGGCGAACCTGGCGCAGCAACCGACGAGATGGCGGACGCCATGAACGCAACCTGGCGCATCTACGGAGAGCTTGTTGCTGATGAGAAGCGCCATAACCTGCCGCAGACCCGTGAACCGGAACCTGCCTTTGCGCTCGCCATCCACCAGTGGACCGCGGGCGCCCCCTTGGCTTATTGCATGGCCGCGGCAAACGAATCCGGCGCGGAACTCACCCCCGGTGACTTTGTCCGCTGGTGTCGACAGGTCATCGACCTGCTCCAGCAGGTGGCCAAGACCGGCTACGAGGACGAGATTCGCCGAAATGCCCGGCGCGCCATTGACGCGATCCAGCGCGGCGTCGTCGCCATCGGCGCCTAGGCCTAGCGCCTAGTTTTCGGAGCCACCGCGAAGCAGTGCCGTGGCTGCCGCCGCGAGTGCTTGGCGGTGGGGCGCAACGAGTGCCACAGTGGCGAGCTTGAGGTTGCGCCCCAGCGGGTTAAGTATGAGGGCTTGCGTACCGATGACGGCGTCATCGACTACAGCTGGACCGCCCGAGTCACCTTTGACTGCCGGAATCGTGTTGAAAACAAATCCGGCGGGGGAGACAGTGGTGCGGAAGTCAATGGACCAGGTGCGGAAGAAGGGAAGGAGAAAAAGCCCACTGCGTTGCTGGGCACGGCGAGCTTTTCCGCCGTATCCCCAGGTGGTGACTGGGGCGCGGAATGGTGGGGTGCTTTTTGCAAGCCCAGGAAGGTCCCGGGGAGGGGCCGGCCGGTCTAGCAAGCACAGCGCCATGTCGGTCCCGTCAATCGTGCGCACGGCGGCCACGCGCCGCTTGAACCCGCCACTCACCTTGTAGTGTTCCCCTCTGTCAAGGCCGCTGCGGAAAAAGTGCGCGCAGG contains:
- a CDS encoding helix-turn-helix transcriptional regulator, whose product is MPSADRTAARTPVRDRAIERLTNLTFALHGAAHQGGVPDRSAAWIRSHVEGYQSRSDEAFQKQLSRDIVTLQRAGVPVVHSSGAEGSLYRLDPESYQLPPVDFTPQEAMVLGVAGGIGTPGGLSDFSLSAWTKLAASGASRDLSGAPVYTAVNDVTRLSPELVTAVITAVRAGLRISFDYYATPSAEAVRRHMDPWGLVNHRDRVYLVGWDVDRQAPRTFRATRVDNVKRSRHAATHLEPTAPLQDLVVEALDRGDTVDALLDVPEGQAVELVDAGRRREDNLVELTAVRRDWLVRTAAGYAPDVVVIEPPEVRADIIALLNVGGNDTATTATTVKTTEFREEARHG
- the tatC gene encoding twin-arginine translocase subunit TatC → MTLVQHLQELRRRIVISLLALAVGAIIGFIWYQNAPFGTSPLGEILRGPYCSLPEEKRVSFTSDGECRLLATSPFEMLLLRLKVGALAGAVLSSPVWLYQIWAFIVPGLHKNERRFTFLFVSTAVLLFVLGAVLAYVILSVGLEFLMGMGSEYQTAALTGERYFYFLLALLLIFGVSFEIPLLVVCLNLIGVLEYDHVKDKRRIIIVAIMIFAAVVTPGQEPFSMLVLAGALVILVEIAFQFCRINDKRQKRERPDWLDLDDETASSLGEGPGAIGAPTPVSASTSVSASSRPVSSRPVSPASTGEARVSKPQPTNTQPPQSGFFDDVL
- the tatA gene encoding Sec-independent protein translocase subunit TatA, producing the protein MTVGPLEIGLVVLVIVLLFGAKKLPELARSMGRSMRIFKSEVKEMKEENNTPEQQAQIAASKKNDEDFWNSPEMQPRASKPADGNQN
- a CDS encoding helix-turn-helix transcriptional regulator, with amino-acid sequence MADQPRKLQSLVRSLNLIPYLRNHPGLTPMEAAEDLGMTPVELKDAIDRLFCSGVGRNTEDLIDLSFSYRDGIEIYNDQGLTQALRLTPTEAGALLLTLESLEAMPGLVDVSAVHSAAAKLRGIMDEKTAAIYDSLATIDPEESQVQAALAGAVDKRQQVRFTYWSMSSNRTSERTVHPARIFIVDGEPYLVAWDDSVGEHRTFRLDRMSDVEVLEASATPHVRELDFNPDSPFGLDHTLVAELEINQEFTWLAEHYDITLGEKLENGFIAAQMPVGSETWFSRFALGQADRLRVVGPQKLVEAISEHRNRALERYTQLPD
- a CDS encoding trypsin-like peptidase domain-containing protein, which gives rise to MNSHRAAVKIRNRSSYCSGVLIDASLGPRTQQATRLVLTCAHFFRSGLDRGEHYKVSGGFKRRVAAVRTIDGTDMALCLLDRPAPPRDLPGLAKSTPPFRAPVTTWGYGGKARRAQQRSGLFLLPFFRTWSIDFRTTVSPAGFVFNTIPAVKGDSGGPAVVDDAVIGTQALILNPLGRNLKLATVALVAPHRQALAAAATALLRGGSEN
- a CDS encoding DEAD/DEAH box helicase; amino-acid sequence: MTLTHLDEFTQALPYSLDDFQIQGCQAVEAGHGVLVCAPTGAGKTVVGEFAVSLALRQGTRCFYTTPIKALSNQKYHDLVDAHGEDAVGLLTGDVSINSSADILVMTTEVLRNMIYAGSGALDRLTHVVMDEIHFLADASRGAVWEEVILNLEEHVSIIGLSATVSNSEEFGRWLTTVRGDTKVIVTEKRPVPLDQWMMVGRKIYPLFEPDSGGQVNTELARRIQRLETGDTDNGRADYAQNRASFRARARHKGGGRHDRHSDRRSGAPRAQDRYRPLGRPEVLKELQAMEMLPAITFIFSRAGCDGALYQCLRSRMVLTSPEEATEIKAIVDKGVEGIPEEDLKVLDFKRWREALSRGFAAHHAGMLPAFRHIVEELFVKGLVRAVFATETLALGINMPARTVVLEKLVKFNGEAHVDLTPGQYTQLTGRAGRRGIDTLGNAVVQWAPAMDPTAVAGLASTRTYPLISTFEPGYNMAINLLGMLGFDDSLRLLEKSFAQFQADGSVVEETREIERAEHRVRELRAQLDQAVDNLAPPATDGEDPAEILMDYMRLRRALTEEEKSTRASKKEERNKEVAAVLARLQVGEVIAIATKKRPTLAVVITPANQTADPRPWVTTETGWSGRIDSAGIDNPPIVVGHMKLPRAAQKNPRRHTRYVQDAFKRDYYKRPKKMRTEPRNRPNKKIAQLRDALREHPVHHWPATDREQLAGVAQKLARRERELARLEAKVERATDTLGRTFERIVDLLAEMDYVEFEGYGENREPVITDEGERLAKIHSESDLLVAQCLKRGIWNELDPAELAGVASLCVFENRKATRGEPGAATDEMADAMNATWRIYGELVADEKRHNLPQTREPEPAFALAIHQWTAGAPLAYCMAAANESGAELTPGDFVRWCRQVIDLLQQVAKTGYEDEIRRNARRAIDAIQRGVVAIGA